The proteins below are encoded in one region of Micromonospora yangpuensis:
- a CDS encoding AAA family ATPase: protein MTDISDTLVSVPTPVDPHASGTDLEQTLFEVKRVIVGQDRLVDRLLTALVADGHCLLEGVPGVAKTLAVQTLATAVGGTFSRIQFTPDLVPSDIVGTRIYRSSSETFDVELGPVMANLVLADEINRAPAKVQSALLEAMAEHQVSIGGRTFEVPEPFLVLATQNPIESEGVYQLPEAQRDRFLMKIVVDYPSAADELAILYRMSTHRPKARQVLDPYRLREWQRRAGQVFVHHALAEYVVRLILATRDPARFGAPEVAPLLAYGASPRATLGLVSAARAQALLRGREYVLPEDVRELAVDVLAHRLVLTFDAVADGISAESVVRRLLSAVPPPRIAPGRHEQPTGYVADSPASGSGDLASTT, encoded by the coding sequence GTGACGGACATCTCGGACACCCTGGTCAGCGTGCCCACCCCGGTCGATCCGCACGCGAGCGGTACCGACCTGGAACAGACCCTCTTCGAGGTCAAGCGAGTGATCGTCGGGCAGGACCGGCTCGTCGACCGGCTGCTCACCGCGCTCGTCGCCGACGGCCACTGCCTGCTGGAGGGCGTGCCCGGCGTGGCCAAGACGCTCGCCGTGCAGACCCTGGCCACCGCGGTCGGCGGCACGTTCTCCCGGATCCAGTTCACACCCGACCTGGTCCCCTCGGACATCGTCGGCACCCGCATCTACCGGTCGTCGTCGGAGACCTTCGACGTGGAACTCGGCCCGGTGATGGCCAACCTGGTACTCGCCGACGAGATCAACCGCGCCCCGGCGAAGGTGCAGTCGGCACTGCTGGAGGCGATGGCCGAACACCAGGTGTCGATCGGCGGCCGGACCTTCGAGGTGCCCGAGCCGTTCCTGGTGCTGGCCACCCAGAACCCGATCGAGTCGGAGGGCGTCTACCAGTTGCCGGAGGCGCAACGCGACCGGTTCCTGATGAAGATCGTCGTGGACTACCCCAGCGCCGCCGACGAACTGGCCATCCTCTACCGGATGAGCACCCACCGGCCGAAGGCCCGGCAGGTGCTCGACCCGTACCGGCTGCGCGAGTGGCAACGCCGGGCCGGCCAGGTCTTCGTCCACCACGCCCTGGCCGAGTACGTCGTCCGGCTCATCCTGGCCACCCGCGACCCGGCCCGGTTCGGGGCGCCCGAGGTCGCGCCGCTGCTGGCCTACGGCGCCAGCCCCCGCGCCACCCTGGGGCTGGTCTCCGCCGCCCGGGCCCAGGCGCTGCTGCGCGGACGGGAGTACGTGCTGCCCGAGGACGTCCGCGAACTGGCGGTGGACGTGCTGGCCCACCGGTTGGTCCTCACCTTCGACGCGGTGGCCGACGGGATCTCCGCCGAGAGCGTGGTCCGTCGCCTGCTGTCCGCGGTACCCCCACCCCGCATCGCTCCCGGCCGCCACGAACAACCCACCGGTTACGTCGCCGACTCCCCGGCCAGCGGCTCCGGCGACCTGGCCAGCACCACATGA
- a CDS encoding VWA domain-containing protein has protein sequence MSWQSPVRLWLLLGVLALAVGYLLVQRRHSRYAVRFTNLRLLDRVAPERPAWRRHVPAGLFLVMLGLLVMGFARPAAEVRVPRERATVVVAVDVSTSMLATDVGPDRLSAAKSAAREFVDGLPDEFNVGLVAFAGSAAVMVPPDTDREALHGGIDRLAEGSTGVQGTAIGEAISTSLGAIRALDSEAATKPPPARIILLSDGANTSGMDPMEAAAEAVAVEVPVHAISFGTPAGFVDRGGRPIQVPVDGQTLRAVAQETGGGFHEAASSAELRAVYEDIGTSVGYRLQQQDISARFIGFGLVFAMAAAAGSMRWFSRLP, from the coding sequence GTGAGCTGGCAGTCACCCGTCCGACTCTGGTTGCTGCTCGGCGTGCTGGCGCTGGCCGTCGGCTACCTGCTCGTGCAGCGCCGGCACAGCCGGTACGCCGTCCGTTTCACCAACCTGCGGTTGCTGGACCGGGTTGCACCGGAGCGGCCCGCCTGGCGTCGACACGTACCGGCGGGGTTGTTCCTGGTGATGTTGGGGTTGCTGGTGATGGGCTTCGCCCGACCCGCGGCCGAGGTGCGGGTGCCCCGGGAACGCGCCACGGTCGTGGTGGCGGTGGACGTCTCCACCTCCATGCTGGCCACCGACGTCGGACCGGACCGGCTCAGCGCGGCCAAGTCGGCGGCCCGGGAATTCGTCGACGGCCTGCCCGACGAGTTCAACGTGGGCCTGGTCGCCTTCGCCGGCAGCGCCGCCGTGATGGTGCCGCCGGACACCGACCGGGAGGCCCTGCACGGCGGCATCGACCGGCTGGCCGAGGGGAGCACCGGGGTCCAGGGCACCGCGATCGGCGAGGCGATCAGCACCTCGCTCGGCGCGATCCGGGCGCTGGACAGTGAGGCGGCGACGAAGCCCCCACCGGCGCGGATCATCCTGCTCTCCGACGGGGCGAACACCTCCGGGATGGACCCGATGGAGGCGGCGGCCGAGGCCGTCGCGGTCGAGGTGCCGGTGCACGCCATCTCCTTCGGCACCCCGGCCGGCTTCGTCGACCGGGGCGGCCGACCGATCCAGGTCCCGGTGGACGGGCAGACCCTGCGGGCGGTGGCCCAGGAGACCGGGGGCGGCTTCCACGAGGCCGCCAGCAGCGCGGAGCTACGGGCGGTCTACGAGGACATCGGCACGTCCGTCGGGTACCGCCTGCAACAACAGGACATCTCGGCCCGGTTCATCGGGTTCGGGCTGGTGTTCGCGATGGCCGCGGCGGCCGGATCGATGCGCTGGTTCTCCCGCCTGCCCTGA